atgagaGTTGGGATGAAGTAGGTAATGGTGCCCGCGCAGGTACACAGGCTTTGTGCCAAAACAAACATCCAAGTCCTGCACCAAGACTGTCAGTCCCATCTAAGTAAAGGCGATTGATGTCCTCCATCGAGGTACTCACCTCCAGTCCTTAACGGCGCGAACAAAGCTTTCGAGGTGGCCCATCGAGCCGGCCTGCGTCGCGTTGTTGTCATGttcgaggcggcggaccgCATATTCACGTTCCTCCGCAGTGAGCCActttgtcgtcgccgggaAGTCGGGCAGGATGAACCTGATTCTGTGAGTTATGACCACCGAGGAAATGGTAGACAAGACTCACATTGCGATGATGGCGAAACCGACGGTCATACAGCCCTCGACTGGGCCAGGTCAGCCCTGTTCACAAGAGACAGGGTGCATCATGCTTGATGCTTGGGTAACGTACTAAGGAACAGCCATTTCCAAGCCGGTAGGTTTCCCCGATTCTGCATCGTATCCGTAATGACACCGGCTATTTCCATTTCCAGATCAGGATTATGCATCTGGCGCGATTGGAGCTGGCGAACACGCACCTATGAGCCCACCCACAGCCCCAGACAGGAGCGATGCGCAGTAGAACACGGAGAAGCGGCGCGCAAGCTCGGTCTTCTTGTACCAGTTGCTCATGAACAGGAGTACGCCGGGCTGTCAGGACACATGTGTCAGCACCCGGCTGGTACACAGATAGGGGGTCCAGGCGGAATGTGTCGTACAAAGTAGCCTGCCTCAAGAAGACCGAGGCAGAAGCGGAGAGCAATGAGATGGGCCTTGGTGTTGACGCCTACGTAGGCGACCCTGGAATATGTCAGTCTAACCCAATTAAAACCGCCATCGATCATCACGACCATCACTTACACCATGCCGCCCCAGACAATCTGTCCAAAGCCTTTGTCAGCATCCAGCACTTCAAGTCCTCAATCGTGGCCCTGGGCATACCATAAGGCCCGGAAGATACAGGCTCGGTCTCGTCCGGTTCAAAATCATGTTGCTTGGTACTTCCAGGAGCAGGTACCcgacgaagaagatggaCACTGCGAGGGAGTAGTCGGACGAGCTGAGATGGAGCGACTCGGCCATTCCCGCCTCCTTGGCATTTCCAATACTTTGCGGATGCTGTCAGTCGCGCTCACAGGGACGCAATGCGATCTTACTCACTTGTTTCGGTCAAGGTCTGACGTCGGCAGTTGTAGCTGGTTAGTTCGGCGAAACGGCAGTATACGACCAATCGGCGCCGGAAGGATCCTCACAGTTCAGAATGTACTTGCATTAATGTCAGCATCTCGATGTCCGATGCTCCTTGCAGGCCAATGAGGTGAATCTGGACTTACCATGACAAACAAGGGTGGGATGAGCCGCATGTCAACCTTGCGAAGGATCCTAGAATCATGTGGTTAGCGATATAACACACACGGCTTTCCCACCCATTGGATGGCAAGATGGCCAGGACCAACCGCTTCTCCAAGACCGCATCCTCCACAAACGGCCGCTCCTGCGCATCCACGACGCTTTCGCTATGGGCGGAGAGCTCCTTGGACATGGTAAACGCTGCTCGACAGTATGAGCCCTTGAACAGATTGGACTTATCCGCGCCCCTGCTTCCCCGGATTTCGGCCCATGGCTATATATGCATGTTCGGCACGCCGTTGCTCGCGGGGAAGTGGAGAGTGAGGCCCGGAGGCCCCGTGGGGACGACACGGAGATTCAAATTGAATGCTGTCGTTGCAGGGTGGTGAGTAGGTGGTGTAGGCAGTTCCTGACTGCCATGTGGGCTGCGAGAGTACGTACAGTGTGTGTGGTCCAGTCACGAGTCGACCACCCACTTCCGGCCCGACACTCACCTTTCGCCTCCACCTCGCCTCCGCCCAGACATTAATCTTCCACCACGACTCCGACtcccgccatcgcctcgcacCAGAGGGAGACTGCCGCGCAGATGTCGCCTGAATCCGTATCCGAGCCGTCGCTTGTTAGTCCGAGCCAGGTGCAGTCGCACAGTGATGCCACGTTTGCGTGCACCTGGTCGGGGTGTGGGCGGGTGTACAGGAAGCGGGAGCACCTCCAGAGACACGAACGCAGCCGTATGATGACTCTGGCTCAAGAGGCACCCGGGCGTCGATAGCGCTGACATCTCTAGATGCGCGCGACTTCAAACACGAATGCCCGACTTGCAACAAGAGATTCATCCGAAGGCACGTCGTCTATCTTGCTGTGCAGCGGCTGTAGATACTATCAAATGCTAACACTTGTATGCACAGAGATGTCATGACCAGACACCTTGCACTTCACGATATCAGAGCGAAAAAGCCCCGCAAGGTGTCCTGGTAAGCGACTTTGTGACTTTCCTGGTCTGATCCGTGACTGACCGAGCAGTGTCTCGTGTGTCTCCCTCAAGGTTCGCTGTGACGGACAGCGCGGGACTGCCTGCAGCCGCTGCACTGCCTCTGGTCGAGAGTGCGTGTATCGCAGCGACAATACCGCGACTGTTTCCGAACAACCCAGTCAGGTCAGCCCAGTATTTCCAAGTCAGGCCGGGCACGTCTCGTCTCCCACAAGCCCAGGCCAACCAACAACCAGCGGCGTCCCAGAGCAAGCTGCGACCGCTCCAACGACTGGTAGGTGCGCCTGCAGATGTCTCTTCGAATGCTTACGCCCTTCTACGCGTAGAACTCTCGAGTCTTCCATTTGAACCGCTATATGGACTCGTTACGGATGCATCGGATGGTTTCTTTGGTTGGGACATCGACAACGTGGAGCTGGGACACATGGACGTGCTCAACATGTCGCCGCTCAACTGGTTCCATAGTTCCGAAGGCGCGCCAGCCATTACGCATCCGATCGCACCCGCAAAGCCAATatcgttgccgccgtcttcgGAGCTCATTCGTGATGCTCAGCCCTCAGATACCCCGTGGGTATGGCTCAGCCTCCCCGTTGACCTTGCCACTCCATGTGCTAACGCAGCAACCCTAGCCGCACGTCTATCGCCCAAGCGAGACCGACAGTCAGCTCAGCCTGTCGCCCATTGTGCAGTCCATGCCGTCCATATTTCGAGACCCAAATCTGGACTTCATCAAAGAGGCTATTCGCGAGTCGATGATGACACTGGTAAGCTCCACAAACCAACCAAActggcccgccgtcgacgtcgccctcttcCCATCGACGCAGACGCTATCTGTCTGCATCAATCTTTACTTTCGCCACTTCCACGATACCCTTCCCATAATTCGACGGTCCAAGACGCGCGCGACAGATGCGCCACCAATTCTTCTTCTCGCCATGGCATCAATCGGCGCCATGTACTCGCGTGACAAGCTGAGCGGCTTGGCTATCGCCCTGAACGAGCTAACACGAAGGGCAATACATTACATGAGAGAAAGCGATCAACGCGCCATGTTTGACACGACATTTGTGCAGGCGTCCCTTCTGCAGTCCATCTTTGGACTCTTTTGCGGATCCCGGATGCTGTACCAGCATGCAGAGATAAGTCGAGGCAGCTTGGTGACGGCAGCGAGACGAATGCATCTTCTCCGGCCAAGCCTTTCGTTTGTGAAAGAGTTGCAAAAACGGCACAAGAATCCTTCGGAAGAGGAGCTTCGCAGAGCGCaagccgacgatgatgagcgaAGAAACTTGGGATGGGGGATCTACGTGAGTGACAATGCCGCGAATAGAGCCTAAGACCACCGTAGTCAACTGACGTTCGTCTAGCTTTACGATATGCAGATTTCTGCTTTGCTTAATATTGCGCCGCTCCTATCTGTTGGCGAAATCAACGTTCCACTGCCCGGTGACAATGAAGCCTATACCACGACATCACCAAGCACGAGTCCCCCGGCGGATCAAGATACGGTCAACTTCAGGGCCGTGTTGGACTCTTTGCTCTCACACGGGACTATACCAGTACCTTTGAGCTCCTTTGGGCTATCTGTCGTAGCCCACACTCTGTACAGGTAAGAATTCACGGGCCGCGGCTGTGAGAAAAGTCGAAGCTAATAAGATGTGACAGGCTCTGCACTGACGCAGCCACGTTTGATCCGATTTTCTCACAACCTAGTGTTTGTCGCGATAGTCTCTATCGTCTTCCCTTTCCGCCAACGTTCCATTAGTTAGTTGTCTCAGAACTTTCCATGTATTCGCGTGTCTGACCTGAGCCAGCAATCCGCAAGAGCTGCTTGATCAATTGTCCGCTTCATCTCACTCCCTACCGAACAAGCCAAACTCCCTCATTGTCAGTGTCTCGGCCCTTTCACACCTTGGCCACATGCAGTTCACTTGGCCAAGCTTTCTCAACAACGTAAAGATTGCAGCTGGCAAGTCTGGGACCGAGGAGAGCAAGGCAGACGCGCGCAGCTGGGTGCGAGCTCGTATCGAGGAGGATCCAATTGGTACGAGGTCGATTCTTGCCCAGGCAGGTCAACTGAGCGCTCTGCTATCGAGGTTTACCTTTGAGTATGTCACTACCGCTTGCGCAACGTAAGGACTTCCGACTGACCGTGCAGCTCACCGGCCGAGACTGTATTGACTCTTGACCTGGGTCTCACGTTTTGGGCGATTCTGAAGTTCTCTACATCCATTGgggagccgctgccgaaCCAGAGACGGATCATCATTACATGTAAGTTGCCTCTTCTTTTAAAAAGCTGTCAAAGCCTGACTGGTCACAGGGTCCGATCACGCCGCAGCCAGCGAATGGATTAGGATTGGCGGTCCGGTATCGTTCCAGGGACTGGGAGACCTGAGCGATCTCAGCAGTACAAAGGTGCTGTCGATATTTAGCGAGAGACTTGAGAGCATGCCATGGGGCCTCGCGCAACGCTTCAAACACGTGCTTATGAGTTTGGAGAAGGAGTAGGATACAGGTCTATAGAGACGCCTCACATGCGAGTCCACGATTTCATAAGGCAGCGACACACGCAGTCGAACTTTGAAGGGCAATTTGCCTCGCCCCGCGGGAGTCATTCCGCGACGTTGGACAAGTATATGCGTCTTGTTCAGTTCATCCATCCAATTAACATCAGACGGAAATCCCCTTCtccaccatccatccgccACGTCCACAGCGACTCCGGCGATATCCACACTCCGGCAATTGACATTGTCGAACAGCGGTGTATAAAGGGCGCACGCGCGCAAAACATTCACGCGATCTCAATAAACGAGTTGTCCAAGAGGCTCACCTCATACACGTGTTCCCAATCACGAGCGAAAAGATGGCGCCCGCGACTCACTGCACCCTCAACACCGGTGCCTCGGTCCCCACCGTCGGCCTTGGTACGTCATATCGCCGACGTCATGCGCAGAGAAGCATTGATTGACTGCGGAAATTAACAGTCGCTCAGGGACGTGGCAGGCAAAGCCTGGCGAAGttggcaaggccgtcgagcacgccTTGAAGAGCGGCTACAGGCACATCGATTGTGCCCTCATCTATCGCAATGGTCTGTCTTTCCCCCCACCATCTGGCGGTAGCCTTCATCTCGCATACCCTATTAGCTACTGACCGGGATACAGAAAAGGAAGTCGGAGATGCCATCAAGGTGTCTGGCGTCCCTAGGAGCGAAATCTTCATCACCAGCAAGCTGTACGTCACCAGGGCATCCTTGAGACTGTGCGATGTGCAATTGAGTTCAGGCGGTTGCTGATTGTGCATCAGGTGGAACACGCACCAGCCTGAtgttgccgccggcttgGCTCAAACGCTGCGCGATCTGCAGACAGACTACCTGGACCTGTATCTCGTCCACTGGCCCGTGTAAGTTGATCTAGCCGACAAGACGaaccaccacctcgcgcaTAATATGCTGAACTTTATTAACAAGGCGCCTGATTCCCAACGAGACGTCTGACTTGCTCCCCACCAACCCTGATGGCACCCGCTCCATTGACTCTTCGTGGAACCAGCAGGACACCTGGAAGCAGATGGAAGCAGTGTACCAAtccggcaaggtcaaggcaATTGGCGTGTCGAACTGGAGCGTGCCGTACCTAGAGCACCTGCAGAAGACGTGGACCGTTGTCCCCGCCGTGAACCAGGTACGATGGGTTATCGGGTGACCCCCACTGCGGGTAATGACGCAGATGCTGAATACGGATCTACTAGGTCGAACTGCACCCGTATAACCCTCAGCACAAGCTCAAGGAGTGGTGTGACAAGCACGGCATCATTCTCGAGGCATACTGCCCTCTTGGCTCCACAGGTAACCCCCAGTCCTTCGTCTCCTTTCCCTCGCCTACCTACGTATAGGCTAATGAGCAACGTCCTAGGCGCTCCActgctcgaggacgatgagaTCACAGGCGTGGCCAAGAGATACGGCGTGTCGCCTGCCACCGTGCTCATCTCTTACCAGGTGAACCGCGGCTGCATCGTGCTGCCCAAgtcggtgacggcgtccCGCATCGAGCAGAACCTCAAAGTGGTCGCGCTGCCCAAAGCCGACATGGACCTGCTCAACGCGATGGCGGCAGGTGGGAAGCAGAAGCGCGTCAACACCCCGGCTTGGAGAAGTGATCTAGTAAGCTAACCGTTGTCCATCTCTGTTCTCATTATAATATGGGTCTCGCAGAATGCTAATTATACGGACAGGGATTTGAAGATTGGTATGGGCCAGTGGAGGCGCAAAATTAAAAGCTAGTAGATATGTACGCTAAAATTTCGAATATGTCTGACCGAGAAATAAAAAGCCTAACGAAACCGTGCCTGACAAAGAGAAAAGCTAGATATGTCACCGAGAATCCGAATATGCCTAGTCGGGAAATGCAAAGCCAAGAGAAAGAGTGCATGATGCTGCCACGCCGGGCTGCAACAGCTGTGAATCATACCAGGAACCTGCCCCCGCCCTCTGCGGGGTTTCTAGGGAGTGCAGCTGCGCTCCTGTCTGCCCGGGGAGAGGACCAATGCCCGGCACTCGGAGACTTTGAAGCTCGTCACTGCGTCAATGTCCCGGTTGCTCTGCATTCGCTCGATGCCCTTGCCTGGCTGGTCTACCAGGAACACCTGGCTGCCATTCTTGTTCGAAAAGTTGCACACAATAGGATAGAAGACGCGTTTGTAAGGATCGGCCGCGATGTAGCGGGTTGgtgttgtggtggtggtggtggctgttgtcgtcgtctcgtcatGATACGCCACGAGCGCAGTCCAGACGGGagcatcaccgtcgtcgggcaggtcATCACACTTGCCAACGCCGAGTTTTGAGACGCCCAGCTCGGACATGGTATCGTTGGAGTAGTACATCATGCGTCGAGCCCCATCGCTGACGACGGTGTTGTCCGGCTGGGTGGCCCACTGGTCGGAGCAGCCGCTGTGTGTGTCGTTGGACCGGACGGCGTACatgttgccgtcgccgcaggaGAGGACCTTGACGGTGCGGTCGGGATTCAtcagggcgccgagctcgagacCGTTTCCGTCGATGAAGGGCTGCTCCGGCTCGGTCTTTACCCAGCccaaggagacggaggagctAGTCGCGTTCATGGGTCGAGGAACATGACCTATGGCCCTTCTCTGCAAGGTTTTCCCGGAACGCCTGCGAAGATATTGAGTAAGCCAATGTAACAAACACATACAGtcaaaaaaagaaagaagcACCAACACGCGAACGTGTCAATGGAGCAGTGTCAAGGCTTACCCGAGGCAAAACTTCGTCAAGGGCTCCGCGCCAGTGTCCGCGAGCGTGTACTTCATTTTCATGAAGGGAACGTCAGCCTCCAGCTTATTCCGCCAGCTCAGCCGTGCTGATatgccgcggcagccgtcGGTGTTGTTGAAGCCCGCGTCGATGGTCCCGTCGGCGTTGAGCTCCGCGTGCACCGCACCCCTCgcgtcgaggatgatggACGGCTCGTCAATAAAGGAAACCCGCTCCTCGAGCGactcgaccttgacgccgcAGTGTATGCCCATGGGCAGCCCCAGCGACGCCTCGACCATGACCTCGCCGTGGGCCTGGAAGACGGGCTTGAAGTAGGGCTtccagccgccgacgctgtTCCTGGTGCGGTTCACGAGGTCGAGCACCACGTAGGCGTCCTGCAGgccgacctcggcgccggcgagcagctgcccGCTGGCCTGGGCGGTCAGGTTGGCGTGGACGCCGAGGCTCACGCTGGGCccgatggtgacgacgccaAAGGACAGCGCGGGGAGGCCCACGTCGCAGAGCTCGTGGGTCACGTCCTTTTGAAAGGTGTACctggcgtcgatgccgacctTGAGGCCCGCCTTGGCGACCACGTGCAGCCCGATCTCGCCCTTGGTGAAGCCCTTGAAGGGAACCCATTGGAGGTGGCCGGCGAGTTTGGCGCTTCCCGTCACGCCGCAGTCGACGCAGTACAGGCTCAGGTAAGGGCTCTCCTCCGGGCCAATTgcgtcgaggaggatggcATTTCCCCACGGAGAGACCGCCTTCTTGGTCGAGGCATCGACCAGGTCCGCGGCTTTGCTTTCGCCGCCGTTTGCTTCTTTCTCGttgtcctcgccgctgcctcccaCGTCTTTCGCCTTGTTCTCGACGGTCCCCTCCACTGCCTTCGGCTTGTTCTCGGCGATCCCATCCACTACTTTCGGCCCGTTCTCGCTACCGTCTTTCTCTTCAACGTTGGGAAGCTTAAAGTCAAAGGTCTTGTCGAATTCGCGGTCCAGGGAAAGGCCCTTGATAATCCCCTTGGCGGCGTCTACAACCGGCGCAATGACGTTGGTTCCGATCCAAGACCAAACGCTGCGGCTGTGCAGGCCGTGGGCGCATTTGAGGCTGCGGTCCGGAGAGATGTGCTGCAGGAAGGCCCTGgacgcctcgtccgcggcggccttgcacTGGCCGAGCGGCTTTCCGGACTTGGGGCCCAAGGCTTCAGACGGCTCCCACATGCCCCATCGTGCTTCTGCGGAGTGGATGAGGTCGTCGGGCTTGTGCGCCTTGCATGAGACGTCGATGGTCATGTCTTGGTGGTTCACGGCCAGGCTGGTGGCGTTGAAGAAGCATCGCTCCCCGCTCTTGTACGCCTGGCAGCCCTCGGCGTAGGCGATCAAGACCAGGCCCTCGTCTGTGGGGTTCCAGGTCTCGCTGGCGTGGCGGAACGCGTCCTCTTTGGTGAAGGTAACTCTAAGGCCGCTCTTCTGATCATATTCGACCTTGACATGAGCGCTGTGGTCGAGGTTGACGGAAGGCAAAGTGAAGTTGTATTTAATAAAGGCAAAGGGTCCTTTCTTGGACTGATCTGCTTCGCGTTAGAATCACGTTCCGTTGGCCACTTTTACTTGCGCGTTTCGGATGGATGCATACCAGGGGGGCCGTAGTACAGCTCGGAGCCCTTGCTGTCTGGGATCGGGATGACGTTGGTCACCTTCTTGGTGTCATGCTTCCAGTGGACATTGGGAGTTAGCGTCTTTGTCGGGGCAGCGCTGTAGAATGTAGCAGTccttgttgccgttgctgctgttaTCGTTGTCGTTTTTGTCTTTGTTTTCCGCGGGCGTCTGGACTTGCACACCGTCTTGGTCGACGTGACGGTCACAGAAGCGACGGTAACCGAAGAGGTTGAGTTAGAGTACCGATGAGGGTAACTCAGCCTGCCAACGGATGTGTGTGGTGTGGGGGAACGTGTGCTTGCGACACTGAGACTTGGCATGGTTCGACTGTCGGTCGTGGTAACATcactgctgctgatgctactgctgctgctgctgctgctgctgctactcaAAGAGGGACTGAGCGTGGGTTGCACGTGGGCGTCTTGCGTGGGGAGGGCCGCgacgctcgcggcggcggccagcaagcCCACGAGTGCCTCGAGAAGCATGATGCGTCCCATCTTGAAGAGAAGTGTAAAGGGCCTGTGGCCCGAGGCAGTGAATGCACTTGGGAAGAAAGTCTAAAACAATACAATGTGTTTCTTAGGGAGAGAAGAGAATGATAGTCGTGCAACGACCCCAGAGATCGCTGAGGCTCGAGATACTTGGTGAGCATTCCAGCGATATGAAAAGATGTTTTGAAGCTATTTATCTATGTCTGTCACCTCGGCTCCGCGCAGTCGCTATCGCCCCGCAAAGCATCTTTGCCAGAAAGGAAAAAAGGTCATTATGGCCCGCGGCACATGAGAAGGGCCATATCAGTCTCATCCCGTCGTCTggtgtcgtcatcgtcgacatcgGCAGGAGGCAAAGCCTGTGTTTGGGCATCATCCCCGGGGCCCCATGTCTGTCCCTCCTGACGGACCACGTCTCCATGCCGGGCGGATCCCGAACCGGCAGGGCGGGTCCCAGTCTAATGTGGTCGCCGGGGGCGGGTGGGTTGTGCAAGGTCTGGGGTCTTGCTTGTATCCAGCTGAAAGGATTCACTTCACATGGGAAACGGGGCATTACAACCACATGCGCACGCCGGATGAGGAGACTGGGTTtaagcgcgtcgccgccgccggtgggGATCACACGTTCGTACGACTCGCGCGGCCGTTGGAGCTTGTGGTACGCTCCTTCGAAAGCGGGTTTCGACCccgggggggagagaggggcTCTGAATGGAGTCCAATATACCGCGTGCGGGCATCCATGCAACGCTTGTCGTGTCTTGGTAGGCAAGTAGGGacttggcgcgcgcgcgcatgcgcTGAGGCCATGTTCG
Above is a genomic segment from Purpureocillium takamizusanense chromosome 2, complete sequence containing:
- a CDS encoding uncharacterized protein (TransMembrane:12 (i34-51o75-92i104-123o129-152i164-185o197-220i270-296o308-328i335-353o359-380i392-413o425-445i)~EggNog:ENOG503NYP7~COG:G), encoding MSKELSAHSESVVDAQERPFVEDAVLEKRILRKVDMRLIPPLFVMYILNYLDRNNIGNAKEAGMAESLHLSSSDYSLAVSIFFVGYLLLEVPSNMILNRTRPSLYLPGLMIVWGGMVVAYVGVNTKAHLIALRFCLGLLEAGYFPGVLLFMSNWYKKTELARRFSVFYCASLLSGAVGGLIAGVITDTMQNRGNLPAWKWLFLIEGCMTVGFAIIAMFILPDFPATTKWLTAEEREYAVRRLEHDNNATQAGSMGHLESFVRAVKDWRTWMFVLAQSLCTCAGTITYFIPTLMAALGYKGHEIQYMTIPIYMVALVIVLACCFSSDLLNERPKHIMAMGAMSTVALIITAAVTDSKARYAFLAIGASGIWACSPLTLSYLSNTICRPAEKRAVAIGVVNALANLSSVYGSYIWPSNSAPRYIAGFSVSTSLMFGCIVTAAALMFLTNKYPYDNTKDGRHGEQVTRDEETGSDRT
- a CDS encoding uncharacterized protein (COG:K~EggNog:ENOG503PE6W); translation: MSPLNWFHSSEGAPAITHPIAPAKPISLPPSSELIRDAQPSDTPWPHVYRPSETDSQLSLSPIVQSMPSIFRDPNLDFIKEAIRESMMTLVSSTNQPNWPAVDVALFPSTQTLSVCINLYFRHFHDTLPIIRRSKTRATDAPPILLLAMASIGAMYSRDKLSGLAIALNELTRRAIHYMRESDQRAMFDTTFVQASLLQSIFGLFCGSRMLYQHAEISRGSLVTAARRMHLLRPSLSFVKELQKRHKNPSEEELRRAQADDDERRNLGWGIYLYDMQISALLNIAPLLSVGEINVPLPGDNEAYTTTSPSTSPPADQDTVNFRAVLDSLLSHGTIPVPLSSFGLSVVAHTLYRLCTDAATFDPIFSQPSVCRDSLYRLPFPPTFHYNPQELLDQLSASSHSLPNKPNSLIVSVSALSHLGHMQFTWPSFLNNVKIAAGKSGTEESKADARSWVRARIEEDPIGTRSILAQAGQLSALLSRFTFDSPAETVLTLDLGLTFWAILKFSTSIGEPLPNQRRIIITWSDHAAASEWIRIGGPVSFQGLGDLSDLSSTKVLSIFSERLESMPWGLAQRFKHVLMSLEKE
- a CDS encoding Glycerol 2-dehydrogenase (NADP(+)) (COG:S~EggNog:ENOG503NU9F), with translation MAPATHCTLNTGASVPTVGLGTWQAKPGEVGKAVEHALKSGYRHIDCALIYRNEKEVGDAIKVSGVPRSEIFITSKLWNTHQPDVAAGLAQTLRDLQTDYLDLYLVHWPVRLIPNETSDLLPTNPDGTRSIDSSWNQQDTWKQMEAVYQSGKVKAIGVSNWSVPYLEHLQKTWTVVPAVNQVELHPYNPQHKLKEWCDKHGIILEAYCPLGSTGAPLLEDDEITGVAKRYGVSPATVLISYQVNRGCIVLPKSVTASRIEQNLKVVALPKADMDLLNAMAAGGKQKRVNTPAWRSDLGFEDWYGPVEAQN
- a CDS encoding uncharacterized protein (EggNog:ENOG503P6BW~SECRETED:SignalP(1-22~SECRETED:cutsite=VAA-LP~SECRETED:prob=0.6228)), with amino-acid sequence MGRIMLLEALVGLLAAAASVAALPTQDAHVQPTLSPSLSSSSSSSSSSSISSSDVTTTDSRTMPSLSVASTRSPTPHTSVGRLSYPHRYSNSTSSVTVASVTVTSTKTVCKSRRPRKTKTKTTTITAATATRTATFYSAAPTKTLTPNVHWKHDTKKVTNVIPIPDSKGSELYYGPPDQSKKGPFAFIKYNFTLPSVNLDHSAHVKVEYDQKSGLRVTFTKEDAFRHASETWNPTDEGLVLIAYAEGCQAYKSGERCFFNATSLAVNHQDMTIDVSCKAHKPDDLIHSAEARWGMWEPSEALGPKSGKPLGQCKAAADEASRAFLQHISPDRSLKCAHGLHSRSVWSWIGTNVIAPVVDAAKGIIKGLSLDREFDKTFDFKLPNVEEKDGSENGPKVVDGIAENKPKAVEGTVENKAKDVGGSGEDNEKEANGGESKAADLVDASTKKAVSPWGNAILLDAIGPEESPYLSLYCVDCGVTGSAKLAGHLQWVPFKGFTKGEIGLHVVAKAGLKVGIDARYTFQKDVTHELCDVGLPALSFGVVTIGPSVSLGVHANLTAQASGQLLAGAEVGLQDAYVVLDLVNRTRNSVGGWKPYFKPVFQAHGEVMVEASLGLPMGIHCGVKVESLEERVSFIDEPSIILDARGAVHAELNADGTIDAGFNNTDGCRGISARLSWRNKLEADVPFMKMKYTLADTGAEPLTKFCLGRSGKTLQRRAIGHVPRPMNATSSSVSLGWVKTEPEQPFIDGNGLELGALMNPDRTVKVLSCGDGNMYAVRSNDTHSGCSDQWATQPDNTVVSDGARRMMYYSNDTMSELGVSKLGVGKCDDLPDDGDAPVWTALVAYHDETTTTATTTTTTPTRYIAADPYKRVFYPIVCNFSNKNGSQVFLVDQPGKGIERMQSNRDIDAVTSFKVSECRALVLSPGRQERSCTP